The sequence below is a genomic window from Candidatus Nanopelagicales bacterium.
CCGTTCAGCCCGAGAGAAGTCGTCGCCCGTGTCAAAGCTGTTGTCCGCCGGGCAGCGGGGCAAACCGGCCAGAGTGACGTGCTCAGGCTCGCGGACATAGAAGTTGACCGGGGGTCGCGTCGCGCCACGGTCGGTGGTCAGGACCTCTCCTTGACACCCACCGAATTCGACTTGTTGGCACATCTGGTTGCTCGGCCTGGGCGAGTGTTCAGTCGTGAGCAACTACTCAGTGAGGTGTGGGGTTACTCCAGCGTTGTCAGCTCGCGGACAGTCGACGTGCATGTCGCCCAACTCCGAGCCAAGCTGGGCGATTCCGAGATCATCCGCACGGTGAGGGGAATTGGGTACTCGGTCGAAGCACCCGGACGTGACGACGCTTCGTCGCCCGAGTAACGGGAGTCTGTGTGCCTAGCGCAACGCCGCTGTCGAGCACCAAGGCCACAGTCTCGGCCGTGACAGCTCGTGCCAGGGGCCTGTCGCTGGCAGTTCGGATCGCCCTGGTCACCGTGGCATCAGCCGTTCTGGCGGTGATGGTTGCCGGTGCGGTGTCGTACCCGTTGGCGCGCAGTGCGAGTCAGCAGGAGTCGCAGAACCGGTTGGAACAACTCACCAACGCAACGGTGGCGGCGGTGGACCGTCGACCACTGCCCTCCGGCGATCTCTTCCCGGCCCGGCTGGTTCAGGTTCTGCGGTCTGAGGACATCTCCGTTTACTACGTCAACCCGGGTGGTCAGTTGCCGGAGTTCTTCACCGCTGCTGATGCGGCGGCCCTAGCCAATGGGCAGGAGATTCAGGGCGAACGCGAAAGCAGCGAAGGTCAGGTGCTCGTGTCCGCCCGCAAACTGAGTACGGGCGGTGCCATTGTGCTGACTCAGCCGGTGACCGTCACCGGTCGCTTCGCTTTCGCTGTGATCGGCCGGTTCGCGGTGGCGCTGGCGATCGGCGTCGCTATCGCGGCGGCCTTCGGCCTGTTGCTCGCGCGCAGGTTGACGCGTTCGCTACGCGATGCCGCCGACGCCGCCAAGCGTCTTGGCCAAGGCGAGCGAGATGTGCAACTGAGCGTTGAGGGTCCGGCTGAGATCGCGGAACTAGCAGAAGCGTTGAACCAACTCAGGCAGGCGTTGACGGTATCCGAGGGCAGGCAACGTGAGTTTCTACTTTCGGTCTCGCACGAACTCCGCACACCACTGACGGCAATTCGGGGTTACGCCGAGGCGCTCAACGACGGCATAGTTCCACCCGCCGACGCGCCGCGGACCGGCGGGATCATGCAGTCGGAGGCCGATCGCCTCGACGCGATCGTGACGGACCTGCTGCAGCTTGCCCGGCTGGACGCATTCGACTTTCCCGTGGCGCCAGCAGCGGTCGACTTCGGCGAGATAGGCAAGCAGGCAGTCCAGGTCTGGGCAGATCGCTGCGCGGCCGAGGGTCTTCGCCTGGAGTCAGAACTCGGTGCTGATGAACTCGTTGGCTACACCGATCCCATTCGAGTGCGCCAGATCATCGACAACCTGTGTGCCAACGCTCTGCGGGTAACGCCGCAGGGTGGCGTGATCGCGTTGACAGTTCGGTCGGACCGGCCTGACCAGGTCACCGTCGAGGTCCGCGACAGCGGTCCGGGACTGACACCGGATGACTGCGTTGTTGCCTTTGAACCGGCCGAGCTGTACACCCGCTACCGCGGCGTCCGGCAGGTGGGAACGGGTGTCGGGCTCGCACTTGTTGGCCGGCTCAGCCGGAGACTGGGTGGAACGGCGTCAGCAGGATCCGCCGCCGAAGGGGGAGCGCGGTTCACGATTACGGTCGCGCGATACCTGCAGGATCCCAACCCGGCAAGTCGCAATCCGCCGCATGTGAATGCGACATAGGGTCTGACGTGTGACATTGGGGCAAACCGTCGAACCTGGTCCGCGGGTAGCCAGCTCCTGGCTTGCCCCGGCGGTCGTCGCGACGTTGTGTTTGTTCCCACCGACCGGAGTCGTCGCGGTGTACTTCGCAGCCCAGGTACGCCCGCTCTGGGCCGCCGGGGATAGGCGTGCGGCAAACACGGCGGCCCGCCGTGCGCGAGCGTGGACACTACTGAGCATTTTCCTTTGGGTGGTATTCATGGCTATCTTGGTCGCTACGGGTCGACTCGGACGGTTGTTGGAGGCAGGTGTCGTATGAGCGCGCATACTCACGAGGTGCCCAGCCAAGAGGTGCCCACGCGCTTCCAGCGCATGCTGTGGCCAAGTATCGGTGTCGGCGTCACGCTGGCCACAACTGCGTACGTTCGCCAGGTAGACCCCAACCAGCCGGGCCACTACTTGCCGTGTCCGTTGAAGTTCGTCACCGGCATTGACTGCCCCGCGTGCGGCGGGCTCAGATGCGTCCACTCGCTGACCAATGGGGACATCGTCGGTGCGCTCGACCACAACGCGCTAGCGGTCGTTGTTCTGCCGTTGATCGCCGTCGCCGTTCTCTTTGCGCTTCGCCGTCGGTGGATCGGACCAGTCCAACCATCGGCCGCAGAGCCAGCCGACCAACCGTCAGCAGGAGAATCCGCGGGCTTCGCGCACTCCGAACCGTTCGTGACTTCGACGCCCAGTGGTGTTTCGTCGGACGCAGCCACGGCGAGCGGCACCACGGCGGCCACTGACACGTTGCAGCGGCAGCCGCTACCCGAGACCGATACTGAACTGTCCGACCAAGCGCGGGCTGCGGCTCGTCGCCAGAAGATTCTTATGACGGCACTCATAATTGTGACGCTGGCATTCACCGTCGCCCGGAACATTCCGTCGATACCGTTTCTCAATTCCGCCATCGGCTAGAACCCGCTGAGCCGCCGTTAGTAACCGCCCGTTGGCGATCGAGTCTGAGTCGCTACTCTGGAGCGCGTGAGCGTGCTTGACGACATCCTCGTGGGAGTGCGCGAGGACCTTGAGGTTCGTCAGCTAGCGGTGTCACTTGATGACCTCAAACTGCTGGCCCAATCGGCCCCAACTCCCCGCGACGCGTTGGCCGCCCTGCGTTCCGACGGCGTGAATGTCATTGCTGAGGTGAAGCGGGCGAGTCCAAGCATGGGTCTGTTGGCGGAGATCACTGATCCGGCCGCGCTTGCCGCTGCTTACGAGGCGGGGGGCGCTGCTTGCATTTCAGTGCTGACCGAACGGCGCAGATTCGGGGGCAGCCTGGCGGACCTCGATGCGGTCCGAGCGGCCGTCGACATACCCGTCCTGCGCAAGGACTTCATCTTCACGTCGTACCAACTGTGGGAGGCTCGGGCGCACGGCGCCGACCTCGCATTGCTGATCGTGGCGGCACTCGATGATCAGGCGCTCGTGTCGCTGATCGAACGCGCGGAGTCGGTCGGCCTTACGCCGCTGGTTGAGATTCACGACGAGGACGAACTCGCCCGCGCACTGGCCGCCGACGCGAAGCTCATCGGGATTAATGCACGCAACTTGAAAACCCTTGACGTCGACCGTGACGTCTTCGCTCGGATTGCCCGGCTGGTTCCACCGGATATCGTGCTCGTCGCTGAGTCGGGAATTCGCGGTCCCCGTGATCTGGTGAGCTACGCCGGCGTCGGTGCCGATGCGGTACTGGTCGGTCAGTCGTTGGTCACAGGTCCGGATCCGCGAGCCGCCGTGCACGATCTTGTCGCGGCTGGAGCGCATCCATCAGTCAAGAACCAACGGGGCACGGGATGACGGCGACCACCCCCGATACAGCTGGCCGATTCGGGCAGTACGGCGGCCGGTTTGTGCCGGAAGCCCTGATGGCCGCTCTTGATCAACTAGACGTGAGTTTCCGTGCCGCGCTAGCCGACCCAGCATTCGTTGCCGAGCTCGACCACCTCCAGCGCACGTACAACGGTCGTCCCAATCCGATCACCGACGCAACCCGGCTCTCCGAGCACTCGGGCGGGGCGACGATTCTGCTCAAACGCGAGGACCTCAACCACACCGGCTCGCACAAGATCAACAATGTGCTTGGTCAAGCACTGCTCACCAAACGCATGGGCAAGACGCGCGTCATCGCCGAGACCGGTGCCGGTCAACATGGCGTTGCGACAGCAACCGCCGCAGCACTGATGGGTCTTGAGTGCGTCGTGTATATGGGCGAGGAAGACACCGTCCGACAGGCTCTGAACGTCGCTCGCATGCAACTGCTGGGTGCCGAGGTCATCCCAGTGTCGGTCGGAAGCCGCACCCTCAAAGATGCCATCAACGAGGCGATGCGCGACTGGGTCACCAACGTCGACTCGACGCATTACTTGCTCGGAACCGTCGCGGGTCCGGCGCCGTTCCCAGAGATGGTCCGCGAATTTCATTCCGTCATCGGAGCGGAGTCTCGCGAACAAGTGCTCGCGCAGTGGGGTCGGCTGCCTGACGCGGTCGCGGCTTGTGTCGGCGGCGGCAGCAATGCCATCGGCATCTTCCACGCCTTCATCGACGACCCACAGGTCGCGCTATATGGATTTGAGGCGGGTGGGTCGGGGATCGAGTCAGGTAGGCACGCGGCCACCCTGACCGGTGGGTCCATCGGCGTACTGCACGGTTCGCGTTCGTACCTACTTCAAGACGACGATGGTCAGACCATCGAGTCGCACTCAATCAGCGCAGGACTGGACTACCCGTCGGTTGGGCCCGAGCATGCGTACCTGAAAGACACCGGCCGCGCGACCTATCGACCGATCACCGACCAGCAGGCCATGGACGCGTTCTCGCTCCTGTGCCGGACGGAGGGAATCATCCCTGCGATCGAGTCCGCTCACGCCATCGCGGGTGCGATGGAGCTGGGTCGAGAACTGGGACCGGAGGCCATGATTCTGGTCAACCTCTCGGGCCGCGGGGACAAGGACGTGGAGACCGCAGCGCGCTGGTTTGGGCTGCCCGGCGGAGACGATCAGCAGCCTGAGGATGATCCGTCATGAGCCGGTTGGCAGAGACGTTTGCCGCCGCCCGGGCGGATGAGCGGGCGGTCCTGATCGCGTACCTGCCCGCGGGGTTCCCCACGCTGCACGATTGCGTTCCCGTCATCGCCGCGATGGTCGAAAATGGCGTTGATGTGGTGGAGATCGGGCTTCCCTACAGCGACCCATTGATGGACGGTCCTGTCATTCAAGCTGCGGTCACCTCGGCGTTGGCTCACGGGACAACCACGAAAGAGGTTCTGCGTACGGTGGAGGGCGTCGCTGGCACGGGAGCGCCCACGCTGGTGATGTCGTACTGGAACCCGATCGAACGCTACGGGGTTGATCGATTCGCCAAGGATCTGATGTTGGCTGGGGGAGTGGGCGTGATCACCCCTGACCTCACTCCCGAGGAAGCCGAACCGTGGATCGCGGCAACGGATCAGTCCGATATAGACAGAGTCTTCTTGGTCGCTCCCTCGTCGACCGACGAGCGGATCGAACTGGTTGCCAGCGTGACATCGGGGTTTGTCTACGCCGCCTCCACAATGGGCGTGACCGGCACTCGGACCACGGTGTCGTCGGCGGCCGGAACGCTCGTTGAGCGGGTGCGCAGCCACACCAGTCTGCCGGTGTGCGTCGGGCTAGGCGTGTCCACACCCGACCAAGCTGCCGAGGTCGCAAGTTACGCCGATGGCGTCATCGTGGGTTCGGCGTTTGTCCGGGCCTTGGCCGAGGCACCCACTCCCGCCGCAGGTGCGGCGGCGGCGGCCAGACTCGCTGGCGAACTCGCCCAGGGCGTGCGGTCGGCACGAACTGCGAGGTAGCTCCACTCGCGCCGCTGCCAGCACCCCGACTGTTCGTCGGCTACGGTCGGCGGTGAGGATCGCGGCAACAACCGAGACTTGCGAAACCACAGACCAACCTGACACGTCGAAGCGGCTAAGGGCTGCTGATAACCGGACCTAGGGAGTCGACAGATGGCGGAATCCACCAAGAATGCGCGTCAGAAAGCCGCGCAGGCTCGGGCCGAGCAACTCGCCGCAGAAAAGCGACGTGAACGGATGATCCGGATCATCGGCGCGGTCGTCGTTGTGCTGGTTGTCGGCGCCATCATTGGCGGTGCGCTGTACTTCTCTAACAAGGACTCGGGCGGCGACGGACCGAACCCCTCCGCGGCTCTGCCCACCGGGGTGCAGTCGTCCACCTACGGATACCCCGTCAACCCGACCGAGGCGGCTGGCGTTCCGAACGTTCAGATCTGGGAAGACTTCCAGTGTCCCGGTTGCGCCCAATACGAGAAGTCCTCCGCAGCGGCCATTGACGCCGAAGCGAAGGCCGGACGCATGAACGTCTTACTGCGGCCAGCTACGTTCCTAGATGACAATTTCGGCAATGATGCGTCGGCGCAGGCAACCTCAGCCTGGGGCTGCGCCATCAATGCGGGCAAGTCGCTGGAGTACCACTCGGCCGTATTTGCTATGCAGCCCCAGCAGGAGGGCGTCGGCTTCACCCAACAGCAGTTGCTCGATGCCGGCAAGCAGGTCGGCATCACCGGCGACGCACTCACCACATTCGACAGTTGTGTGAAGGCGGAGACCTTCCTCGGTTGGGCCAGCAACAGCCAAGCGGAGTTTGGCAAGTCCGATGCCAAGGGCACACCGGCGATCTTCGTGAACGGCAAGGAACTCGAGAACAAGGTGCTGCCCGACAAGACCGGCCTATACACCAATCCAACCGAGCTCATCAAAGCCATCAACGCGGCTGCGAAGTAAATCACCGATACCAGTGACGAGCTTCTTCGCGTTCATTCCAAGCCCGTCGTCGGGCGTTTGGGACCTGGGACCGGTACCGATCCGGGCCTATGCCCTGTGCATCCTCGCGGGAATCATCTTTGCAGTCTGGTTCGGGAACAGGCGCTGGGTCGCCCGTGGTGGAACAGCCGGCCAGGTGACCGACGTTGCACTGTGGGCCGTGCCGTTCGGGATCGTGGGCGCACGCCTGTACCACGTCGCCACCGACTGGCCCACGTATTTTGGTTCCGGTGGGAAGGGTCTCGTCCCTGCGCTGGAGATCTGGAACGGCGGACTCGGGATTTGGGGTGGCGTAGCCGGTGGGGCGCTCGGGGCGTGGATTGCCTGCCGTCGGTACAACATCCTGCTCCCGCCGCTGGCCGATGCCATCGCTCCCGGCATCGCGTTCGCGCAGGCGATCGGGCGGTGGGGCAACTGGTTCAACCAGGAGCTTTTTGGTCGACCGACGGACTTGCCGTGGGGGCTGGAGATCTCACCGCTGAACCGGCCAGCCGGGTATGAGCAGTTCGCAACCTTTCACCCGACGTTCCTCTACGAGTCGATCTGGTGCGTGCTCGTGGCCCTGTTGGTCATCTGGGCGGACCGGCGATTCAACATGGGGCACGGTCGAGCATTCGCCCTCTACGTGGTCGCGTACTGCGTCGGTCGGTTGGTCTTCGAGCTCGTGCGTATCGATCACGCCAGCCTCGTGTTCGGGATCAGGGTGAACGTCTTTACGTCAGTCCTTGTGGGTGCGTGTGCTGCCGGGTACATCGTCATCTCGGCCCGCAGACAGCCTGGCCGGGAGGATCACCTCTACCGAGTCGCGCCTGCCCAGGAGGAGTCGGTGGGGACTACCTAGCCAGCCACGCTTACCTGCGCTTTCCTCGATCAGCCCGGTCGGGCTAGAATCACCGGCTAGACCATCTGTTGCAGTTGGGCCAACGTCGTCCCGCCTGCGTGCTTCTTGCGGTGTGGTCGGTCATTCAAGTGCGTGCGCCGAGTCTTGCTTGCGCCCAGTTCGCGCCGAAATTAGACCTGACTCCACCCGGGAAGTGAACCGTTCTCGTGTCGCGGCCTGCGCGACTCGTTGACGTGCCTGCCACCGATGACAGGAGAACCGACGTGACTCTCTTTACGAATCAACCGACCGCTCAGGGTCTCTACGACCCAGCATTCGAACACGACGCTTGTGGCGTTGCTTTTGTCGCGACCCTCACGGGCGTTCCCAGCCACCAGATCGTGATGCAGGCGCTTACCGCGTTGCGCAATCTCGATCACCGCGGTGCGTCTGGCGCGGAGGTCGACACCGGCGATGGCGCTGGCATCCTCGTGCAGGTTCCCGACGAGTTCCTGCGCGCGGTTGTTGATTTCGAATTGCCCGCACCGGGCAGCTACGCCGTGGGTACCGCCTTCCTGCCAGACGACGATGACGAAGACCGCGAGGCAGTCGCCGTCATCGCCGACATTGTTGGCCAAGAGGGACTTCGGGTCTTGGGCTGGCGGGACGTGCCGCACACAGCCGAACTCGTGGGAACCACCGCGATGTCGGTGATGCCGCGCTTCCGCCAGTTGTTTGTCGCCGGAGATGGGCCAACCGGCGCGTTGATCACCGGGATGGAACTTGAGCGCCTTGCATTCTGCGTGCGCAAGCGTGCTGAACGGGAGACCAGCGTCTACTTCCCAACGCTGTCGAGTCGGACACTGGGGTACAAGGGAATGCTCACGACCGGCCAGTTGGAGCCGTTCTTCCCAGACCTGTCAGATCACCGCTTCAAGTCCGCACTGGGCCTAGTCCATTCGCGCTTCTCGACCAACACGTTCCCGAGTTGGCCCCTGGCCCACCCCTTCCGATTCATCGCCCACAACGGCGAAATCAATACCGTCAAGGGCAACCGCAACTGGATGCAGGCCCGCGAGGCGACCCTGGTCAGTGACTTGATTCCGGGCGACCTGAACAGACTGTTCCCGATCTGTACTCCCGCCGGCAGCGACTCCGCCAGTTTCGACGAGGTGCTGGAACTGCTGTATATGGGTGGCCGATCACTGCCGCACGCGGTGCTGATGATGATTCCGGAAGCGTGGGAGAACCACACCGGGATGGACCCCGCCCGGCGAGCCTTCTACGAGTTCCATTCGACGCTGATGGAACCTTGGGACGGGCCCGCAAGTGTGTCGTTCACCGATGGGACATTGATCGGAGCAGTGCTCGACCGCAACGGTCTGCGGCCCGGTCGGTTCTGGATTACTGAAGACGGCTTGGTGGTGTTGGGGTCCGAAGCCGGCGTGCTCGATCTCGACCCCGCGACCGTCGTGCGCAAGGGACGGCTGCAACCCGGCCGAATGTTCCTGGTGGATACAGCCAACGGCCGAGTGATCGAGGACGACGAGATCAAGTCTGAACTTGCCGCCGAGCACCCGTACAGCGAATGGCTGAACGATGGTCTGCTGCATTTGGAGAACCTCCCGGACCGCGAACACATCGTTCACACCCACCAATCGGTCCTGCGGCGGCAACAGTCCTTCGGCTACACGGAGGAGGAGCTGCGCATTCTGCTTGCCCCGATGGCCCAGACCGGCGCCGAGCCCCTCGGCTCGATGGGCACGGACACCCCGATCGCGGCGTTATCCGATCGGCCACGGCTTCTCTTCGACTACTTCTCACAGCTCTTCGCCCAGGTGACCAATCCACCGTTGGATGCCCTGCGGGAGGAGATCGTCACCTCACTGGCAACCTCAATCGGGCCAGAAGGCAACCTGCTTGAGGCAGCTCCGGACGACTGTCGCCAGATCGTGCTGTCCTTCCCGGTGATCGACAACGATGAGTTGGCCAAGATTCTGCACGTCGATCAGGAGGGTGGCCCGGATCGGTTCTCCAGCGCGAAGGTGTCCAGCCTCTACCGCGTCGACGATGGCGGACCGGGCCTTGAGCGTCGCCTCGACGAGATCTGCGCCGAAGTCGACCGACTCGTCGATTCCGAGATTGACTTCCTCGTGCTGTCCGATCGCGACGGTGACCTTGATCTGGCGCCGATCCCACCGCTGCTGGCGACTGCGGCCGTCCACCATCATCTGGTTCGGACCAAGCGTCGGACCCAGGTCAGCCTGATTGTCGAATCCGGTGGCGTCCGCGAGGTTCACCACGTGGCACTGCTGATCGGCTATGGCGCAGCGGCGGTCAACCCGTACCTGGCGATGGAGACGGTCGAGGACCTGGTTCGTACCGGCCTCGTGTCAGGAATCGAACCCGCTCAAGCAGTGCGCAACCTCGTCAAGGCGCTGGGCAAGGGTGTCCTCAAGGTCATGAGCAAGATGGGAATCTCCACCGTGGCGTCCTACCGCGGGGCTCAGGTATTCGAGTGCGTCGGCCTCGCACCGGAAGTGATCGACAAATACTTCACCGGCACGACCTCCAAGTTGGGGGGCATCGGTCTGGACGTCATCGCCGCGGAGGGCGCCGCTCGCCATCACGTTGCGTACCCGCCGAGCGGCATCTCGCCGGCGCATCGGACCCTGGTGGTCGGCGGGGAATACCAGTGGCGACGAGAAGGCGAGCCACACCTGTTCAATCCAGACACGGTCTTCCGACTTCAACACGCGACTCGGTCGAAGCGGTACGACATCTTCCGCGAATACTCAAACGCGGTGAACGACCAGTCACGCCATCTGATGACGTTGCGTGGCCTCTTCGGTTTTTCCAAGGACAAGCGCGCCCCGATCTCCATCGAGGAGGTCGAGTCGGTCAGTGAGATAGTCAAGCGGTTCTCGACCGGCGCCATGTCCTATGGCTCGATATCCGGCGAAGCACATGAGACGTTGGCGATCGCGATGAACAGATTGGGCGCCAAGTCCAATACCGGTGAAGGCGGGGAGGACCCCGAGCGGTTCACGGTGATGGCCAATGGCGATTCCAAGCGCTCTGCGATCAAACAGGTTGCTTCCGGGCGGTTCGGCGTCACCAGTGAATACCTGGTCAACGCGGACGACATTCAGATCAAAATGGCCCAGGGTGCCAAGCCCGGCGAGGGTGGTCAGCTGCCAGCCCACAAGGTGTACCCGTGGGTCGCAAAGACGCGGCACTCAACCCCAGGTGTCGGCCTGATCTCTCCACCGCCGCACCACGACATCTACTCGATTGAGGATCTAGCTCAACTGATCCATGACCTCAAGAATGCCAACCCGGCCGCTCGAATTCATGTCAAGTTGGTGGCCGAGGTTGGCGTGGGCACCGTCGCCGCTGGCGTGGCCAAGGCACATGCCGACGTCGTGCTGATTTCCGGACACGACGGCGGCACTGGTGCCTCGCCTTTGACGAGCCTTAAGCATGCTGGCGGTCCGTGGGAGTTGGGCCTGGCCGAGGCTCAGCAGACGCTGCTGCTCAATGGGTTGCGCGACCGGGTTGTTGTTCAAACCGACGGTCAACTCAAAACTGGCCGCGATGTCGTCATCGCCGCGCTGCTCGGTGCGGAGGAGTACGGCTTTGCCACCGCGCCGCTGGTCGTCATGGGATGCGTGATGATGCGGGTCTGTCACCTGGACACCTGCCCGGTCGGTGTTGCGACCCAGAACCCAGTTCTACGGGATCGCTTCACCGGCAAGCCCGAATTCGTCGAGACCTTCTTCGAGTACATCGCCGAGGAGGTTCGCGAGTTGCTCGCCGAACTCGGGTTCCGCAGTCTGGATGAGGCAATCGGTCACAGCGAGATCCTCGACACCAACGCGGCCGTCGAGCACTACAAGACCGAGGGCCTCGATTTGTCGCCGATCCTCGAGCAGCCTCGACTTGCCGAAGGCGTCTCACGCCGCAAGATGATCGATCAGGATCACGGGCTCGAGAAGGCGCTGGACAACACGCTGATCGAGTTGTGCGCCGATGCCCTGGATAGCGGTGCACCGGTACGAGCTCAACTTGAGATCCGCAACGTCAACCGAACGGTTGGCACCATGCTCGGCAGCGAGGTCACCCGGCGCTTCGGAGGTGCTGGGCTACCGACAGGCACGATCGATCTCACCTTTGTGGGTTCGGCGGGGCAGTCCTTCGGTGCCTTCGTGCCCAGCGGGATCACCCTGCGGGTAGAGGGCGACGTG
It includes:
- a CDS encoding thioredoxin domain-containing protein yields the protein MAESTKNARQKAAQARAEQLAAEKRRERMIRIIGAVVVVLVVGAIIGGALYFSNKDSGGDGPNPSAALPTGVQSSTYGYPVNPTEAAGVPNVQIWEDFQCPGCAQYEKSSAAAIDAEAKAGRMNVLLRPATFLDDNFGNDASAQATSAWGCAINAGKSLEYHSAVFAMQPQQEGVGFTQQQLLDAGKQVGITGDALTTFDSCVKAETFLGWASNSQAEFGKSDAKGTPAIFVNGKELENKVLPDKTGLYTNPTELIKAINAAAK
- a CDS encoding DUF2752 domain-containing protein, encoding MSAHTHEVPSQEVPTRFQRMLWPSIGVGVTLATTAYVRQVDPNQPGHYLPCPLKFVTGIDCPACGGLRCVHSLTNGDIVGALDHNALAVVVLPLIAVAVLFALRRRWIGPVQPSAAEPADQPSAGESAGFAHSEPFVTSTPSGVSSDAATASGTTAATDTLQRQPLPETDTELSDQARAAARRQKILMTALIIVTLAFTVARNIPSIPFLNSAIG
- a CDS encoding HAMP domain-containing histidine kinase; translation: MPSATPLSSTKATVSAVTARARGLSLAVRIALVTVASAVLAVMVAGAVSYPLARSASQQESQNRLEQLTNATVAAVDRRPLPSGDLFPARLVQVLRSEDISVYYVNPGGQLPEFFTAADAAALANGQEIQGERESSEGQVLVSARKLSTGGAIVLTQPVTVTGRFAFAVIGRFAVALAIGVAIAAAFGLLLARRLTRSLRDAADAAKRLGQGERDVQLSVEGPAEIAELAEALNQLRQALTVSEGRQREFLLSVSHELRTPLTAIRGYAEALNDGIVPPADAPRTGGIMQSEADRLDAIVTDLLQLARLDAFDFPVAPAAVDFGEIGKQAVQVWADRCAAEGLRLESELGADELVGYTDPIRVRQIIDNLCANALRVTPQGGVIALTVRSDRPDQVTVEVRDSGPGLTPDDCVVAFEPAELYTRYRGVRQVGTGVGLALVGRLSRRLGGTASAGSAAEGGARFTITVARYLQDPNPASRNPPHVNAT
- the trpC gene encoding indole-3-glycerol phosphate synthase TrpC — protein: MSVLDDILVGVREDLEVRQLAVSLDDLKLLAQSAPTPRDALAALRSDGVNVIAEVKRASPSMGLLAEITDPAALAAAYEAGGAACISVLTERRRFGGSLADLDAVRAAVDIPVLRKDFIFTSYQLWEARAHGADLALLIVAALDDQALVSLIERAESVGLTPLVEIHDEDELARALAADAKLIGINARNLKTLDVDRDVFARIARLVPPDIVLVAESGIRGPRDLVSYAGVGADAVLVGQSLVTGPDPRAAVHDLVAAGAHPSVKNQRGTG
- a CDS encoding response regulator transcription factor, translating into MSEPARGLVVVVEDEPSIAELLRLYLAREGFGVHVEVDGQAGYDAIVKNRPVAAVLDVGLPSLSGTEICRQLRAADDWTPVLFCTARDDEIDRVIGLEMGADDYITKPFSPREVVARVKAVVRRAAGQTGQSDVLRLADIEVDRGSRRATVGGQDLSLTPTEFDLLAHLVARPGRVFSREQLLSEVWGYSSVVSSRTVDVHVAQLRAKLGDSEIIRTVRGIGYSVEAPGRDDASSPE
- a CDS encoding tryptophan synthase subunit alpha encodes the protein MSRLAETFAAARADERAVLIAYLPAGFPTLHDCVPVIAAMVENGVDVVEIGLPYSDPLMDGPVIQAAVTSALAHGTTTKEVLRTVEGVAGTGAPTLVMSYWNPIERYGVDRFAKDLMLAGGVGVITPDLTPEEAEPWIAATDQSDIDRVFLVAPSSTDERIELVASVTSGFVYAASTMGVTGTRTTVSSAAGTLVERVRSHTSLPVCVGLGVSTPDQAAEVASYADGVIVGSAFVRALAEAPTPAAGAAAAARLAGELAQGVRSARTAR
- a CDS encoding CD225/dispanin family protein, whose product is MTLGQTVEPGPRVASSWLAPAVVATLCLFPPTGVVAVYFAAQVRPLWAAGDRRAANTAARRARAWTLLSIFLWVVFMAILVATGRLGRLLEAGVV
- a CDS encoding prolipoprotein diacylglyceryl transferase; translated protein: MPVTSFFAFIPSPSSGVWDLGPVPIRAYALCILAGIIFAVWFGNRRWVARGGTAGQVTDVALWAVPFGIVGARLYHVATDWPTYFGSGGKGLVPALEIWNGGLGIWGGVAGGALGAWIACRRYNILLPPLADAIAPGIAFAQAIGRWGNWFNQELFGRPTDLPWGLEISPLNRPAGYEQFATFHPTFLYESIWCVLVALLVIWADRRFNMGHGRAFALYVVAYCVGRLVFELVRIDHASLVFGIRVNVFTSVLVGACAAGYIVISARRQPGREDHLYRVAPAQEESVGTT
- the trpB gene encoding tryptophan synthase subunit beta, giving the protein MTATTPDTAGRFGQYGGRFVPEALMAALDQLDVSFRAALADPAFVAELDHLQRTYNGRPNPITDATRLSEHSGGATILLKREDLNHTGSHKINNVLGQALLTKRMGKTRVIAETGAGQHGVATATAAALMGLECVVYMGEEDTVRQALNVARMQLLGAEVIPVSVGSRTLKDAINEAMRDWVTNVDSTHYLLGTVAGPAPFPEMVREFHSVIGAESREQVLAQWGRLPDAVAACVGGGSNAIGIFHAFIDDPQVALYGFEAGGSGIESGRHAATLTGGSIGVLHGSRSYLLQDDDGQTIESHSISAGLDYPSVGPEHAYLKDTGRATYRPITDQQAMDAFSLLCRTEGIIPAIESAHAIAGAMELGRELGPEAMILVNLSGRGDKDVETAARWFGLPGGDDQQPEDDPS